TTTTTTAGTAGGGCGGTAACTTTGAAAAGACAGATTTcctatcttttctttaatctCGGGCGAAATACGATCGGGCGGGGCTAGTTCAAATCCCTCGGGTAAAATAAGAACAGCCCCCACATTTAAAGCTCCTTTTTTACCATTAGCAAGAACTTGTTTCACTTGCAGATCATAGGGAATTCGAACAACTGCTTCAAATACAGTATCCGGAAGTACCGCTTGTGGAACCTCGATATCCACGGGTTTATTAGCTAAATGGCAATTGGCACATACAATACGGCCCGTTGCTTCTCGTGGATTTTCATAACCCTGCTGTGCAAAAACGGGATAGGCATTTGAAATGGGTGCCTgagttattatatatatgatgagcGATAGGGAAATGGATCGAGtaatctctttctttatcGACGAAAAGGTTTTTTTAGTTTGCATGGTCCAATCATTGATCCCGAAATTTTCTACAATAAAATTAGGTAGGTCACTAGTAGAGTTCCCTATCtataattttgatatttactgtaaataatttttctgaaatattggAGAAACCCCTTTACTGGGTAGAAAGAATAGGTACAATTTTGAGTGTTTTGCTTATGTACAAAGtaacaaatattataattgGGCCGTTCGATAATTTTTCAGTCATTCATTGAATGATAAATCACCACAAGTGAAGGAGATACACGATTTAAATAACGAAAGatccaatatttaaaaattGTAT
The DNA window shown above is from Fragaria vesca subsp. vesca unplaced genomic scaffold, FraVesHawaii_1.0 scf0510880, whole genome shotgun sequence and carries:
- the LOC101302891 gene encoding apocytochrome f-like, with translation MQTKKTFSSIKKEITRSISLSLIIYIITQAPISNAYPVFAQQGYENPREATGRIVCANCHLANKPVDIEVPQAVLPDTVFEAVVRIPYDLQVKQVLANGKKGALNVGAVLILPEGFELAPPDRISPEIKEKIGNLSFQSYRPTK